From Trichoderma atroviride chromosome 1, complete sequence, one genomic window encodes:
- a CDS encoding uncharacterized protein (EggNog:ENOG41) has product MRSFYLIPPQFESIETIAICSIIPSYCSTLLLGRKNALKSTERYLTRLFNSMPSWPSDFSWQRFHQLPIEYDILQERQKWGVSDTQDLGLVFSELIMKSLSAGCRGLGELLGLGKISWEAPNISEARYRCIYALDLMAGINLGSQDEEAAVSMAQGLGLKAIAKLRADGKEPNNDRISKIKSALKAHADARRFDQAGKISRAFEKYMRGKGFSVVYTDLIERAPPPPYQATGRLIPTRLSEKTKIRQDSIS; this is encoded by the coding sequence ATGAGATCATTTTATCTCATTCCGCCCCAATTTGAGTCCATCGAAACAATCGCCATCTGTTCTATTATTCCATCCTACTGCAGTACCCTTCTACTGGGCAGAAAGAACGCTTTGAAGTCTACCGAGAGGTATCTTACTCGCCTGTTCAACTcgatgccatcttggcccTCCGACTTCTCTTGGCAACGGTTTCACCAGCTTCCCATTGAGTATGATATCCTTCAAGAAAGACAGAAATGGGGGGTTTCAGATACTCAAGATTTAGGCCTCGTGTTCTCTGAACTCATTATGAAGTCTCTGTCTGCAGGCTGCCGAGGCTTGGGTGAGCTCTTGGGGCTCGGCAAAATATCTTGGGAAGCTCCCAATATCTCAGAAGCCCGGTACAGGTGCATCTATGCCCTGGATTTGATGGCAGGTATTAATTTGGGCtcccaagatgaagaagccgcTGTTAGTATGGCTCAAGGCTTAGGCTTAaaggccatcgccaagctcagagctgatggcaaagaacCTAATAATGATCGTATCAGTAAAATAAAATCTGCTCTCAAGGCTCATGCTGACGCTCGCCGCTTTGATCAGGCTGGGAAAATCTCTAGAGCTTTTGAAAAGTACATGCGTGGCAAAGGGTTCAGTGTTGTTTACACTGATCTCATCGAGagagcccccccccctccgTACCAGGCTACAGGAAGATTGATACCGACAAGATTATCggagaaaacaaaaataagGCAGGATTCAATAAGTTGA